Below is a genomic region from Kribbella qitaiheensis.
GCATCGGGGTCTTCGCCGGCGAAGTCGAGGTCGCCGGACTTGAGCTGTCCGACGACATAGTCGCCGACCGGCATGCCCGCGGCGGCCGCGTCGTCGCTGAGGTCGAGTGGATTGCGGTCGAAGGTGGGATACGACGGCATCCAGCCCATCCGGGCGCTCTGGGCGATGACGTCGGCCGTGGACATGCCCGCGAGCCGGCCCTTGCCAGTGGTGGCGGAGAGCGTGTCGGCACCGAACTGGTCGTAGCGGAACTGATTGGTGTGCAGGTACCAGTAGGCGGTCTGGATCATGTTGCGCGGCGGCCTGTTCCAGTCGAGCGCGTTGGCGATCTGGGTGTACCCGGTGATCGGGCGGACCTTCTCCTGGCCGACATAGTGGGCCCAGCCGCCGCCGTTGACCCCCTGGCACCCGGTGAGGTTGGTGAGGGTGAGGAAGGCGCGGTAGATCGTGTCGGAGTGGAACCAGTGGTTGGTGCCGGCGCCCATGACGATCATGGATCGGCCCTTCGACTCCTCGGCGTTGCGGGCGAACTCCCGCCCGATCCTGGCAGCGGTTGCGGCCGGTACGCCGGTGATCGTCTCCTGCCAGGCAGGCGTGTACGGCGATTCCGCGTCGTCGTAGCCCTTGTTGTCCCCGGTCGGCCAGGCCCCGGGTAGCGTCCGGCCGTGATCCGAACGACCGACGCCGTACTGGGCGAGGAGAAGGTCGAAGACGGTGGTCACCAAGTGGCCGGCCACCCGGCGTACGGGCACGCCTCGGGGCAGGTCGGCGGCGGCGCCGTCGGTGGTGTCGAAGCGTGGCATCCGGACCACGACCGACTCGGAAGCGGTGTCGAGCAGCGAGAGGACCGGATCGATTTCGCCGAGGTCGAGGTTCCACTTGCCGATGCCTGCCTCGCCGTATCGGTGCCCCAGCGACCCGTTCGGGACAACCGCGGAACCGGTGCGGGAGTCGATGAGCACAGTCTTGAAGGCGGCGTTCTCGTCGCCGGAGTGATCGGCCAGATCGGCGGCGGTGAGGAACTTGCCGGCGGTGTATTCGCCGTCGGCGGTCTCGTCGAGGCGGACCAGGTGGGGTAGGTCGGTGTAGGTCTTCACGTACTCGGTGAAGTAGGGCGTCTGCCGGTCGACGAAGAACTCCTTGAGTACGACGTGGCCCATCGCCATCGCGAGGGCGGCGTCGGTGCCGGGCTTGGCGGGCAGCCACTCGTCGGCGAACTTGACGTTGTCGGCGTAGTCGGGTGCGACGGCGATGACCTTCTGCCCGCGGTACCGGGCTTCGGTCATCCAGTGCGCGTCGGGGGTGCGGGTGACCGGGAGATTGGAGCCCCACATGATCAGGTAGCCGGCGTTCCACCAGTCACCGGATTCCGGCACGTCGGTCTGGTCGCCGAAGACCTGCGGTGAGGCGACCGGCAGGTCGGCGTACCAGTCGTAGAAGCTCAGCATCGAGCCGCCGATGAGGTTCACGAACCGGGCACCGGAGGCGTGCGAGACCATCGACATCGCGGGGATGGGGGAGAAGCCGGCGACCCGGTCCGGACCGTACCTCTTGATCGTGTGGACGTGCGCCGCGGCGACGATCTCGCCGGCCTCGTCCCAACTGGCGCGGACCAGACCGCCCTTGCCGCGGGCAGCCTTGTAGGCCTTGGCCCGCAGCGGGTTCTCGACGATGTGCTCCCATGCCTTCACCGGATCGCCGTCGTGCTGAGCCTTGGCCTCGCGGAACATCTGGAGCAAGACGCCGCGCACGTAGGGATAGCGCACGCGGGTCGGTGAGTAGGTGTACCAGGAGAAGGCCGCGCCGCGGGGGCAGCCGCGGGGCTCGTACTCCGGGGAGTCCGGCCCGGCGGACGGGTAGTCGGTCTGCTGGGTCTCCCAGGTGATGATCCCGTCCTTGACGTAGACCTTCCACGAGCAGGAGCCTGTGCAGTTCACGCCGTGGGTGGACCGCACGACCTTGTCGTGGCTCCAGCGATCGCGGTAGAAGTCGTCGGCTTCGCGGCCGCCGACCCG
It encodes:
- a CDS encoding nitrate reductase subunit alpha, producing the protein MDGSLTEALVRSRRFFTRGTVSQDLRTISRVGGREADDFYRDRWSHDKVVRSTHGVNCTGSCSWKVYVKDGIITWETQQTDYPSAGPDSPEYEPRGCPRGAAFSWYTYSPTRVRYPYVRGVLLQMFREAKAQHDGDPVKAWEHIVENPLRAKAYKAARGKGGLVRASWDEAGEIVAAAHVHTIKRYGPDRVAGFSPIPAMSMVSHASGARFVNLIGGSMLSFYDWYADLPVASPQVFGDQTDVPESGDWWNAGYLIMWGSNLPVTRTPDAHWMTEARYRGQKVIAVAPDYADNVKFADEWLPAKPGTDAALAMAMGHVVLKEFFVDRQTPYFTEYVKTYTDLPHLVRLDETADGEYTAGKFLTAADLADHSGDENAAFKTVLIDSRTGSAVVPNGSLGHRYGEAGIGKWNLDLGEIDPVLSLLDTASESVVVRMPRFDTTDGAAADLPRGVPVRRVAGHLVTTVFDLLLAQYGVGRSDHGRTLPGAWPTGDNKGYDDAESPYTPAWQETITGVPAATAARIGREFARNAEESKGRSMIVMGAGTNHWFHSDTIYRAFLTLTNLTGCQGVNGGGWAHYVGQEKVRPITGYTQIANALDWNRPPRNMIQTAYWYLHTNQFRYDQFGADTLSATTGKGRLAGMSTADVIAQSARMGWMPSYPTFDRNPLDLSDDAAAAGMPVGDYVVGQLKSGDLDFAGEDPDAPGNYPRILSVWRANLLGSSGKGNEYFLKHLLGTDSSVRATETPQDRRPVDVKWRDQAPEGKLDLLMTIDFRQTSTTIFSDVVLPAATWYEKHDLNTTDMHPFVHSFNPAIAPPWQTRTDWDAWQTIAAKFSELAATHLGVRTDVVAVPLTHDTPDAMANPHGVVRDWKKGECEPIPGVTMPKLVEVERDYGAVADKMNALGPLVDTLGATTKGVTFELSKQVEYLRAKNGAVRGGVADGRPSLTKDVNVCEAILAMSGTTNGHLATQGFKTLEKRTGVRLADLAEEHEGKQITFADTQGPPVPVITSPEWSGSETGGRRYSPFTINVERKKPWHTLTGRMHFYLDHDWISELGEGLPVYRPPLNMAALFAEPALGTVSDGSAGQVEGLTVRYLTPHNKWSIHSEYQDNLFMLSLSRGGQNIWMSDRDAVKVGIKDNDWIEAVNRNGVVVARAIVSHRMPEGTVYMYHAQDRLIDVPIAETSGKRGGIRNSLTRLLVKPSHLIGGYGQLTFAFNYLGPTGNQRDEVTIIRRRGQDVTY